The Methanohalophilus portucalensis DNA window AACCCATATCCAGGTATCTATGTATGTCAGTCGCCGTATTATTTATTATTTTGACTTGCAGTATTGTAGTTTCTGCTTCCGGCGACCCTCTCAGGATAGGAGTGCTTGCAAACAGGGGAGATGAAGCTGCAATGGAGAGGTGGGGTCCTACTATAGATTATCTGGATGCTGGTTTTCCGGAAAAGGATGTAGTGCTTGTCCCTATGGATTTTGAACAGATGACTTCTGAAGTAGCTAATGAACAAATTGATTTCCTTATCACAAACCCTTTGGTATATGTTGAGCTGGAAGTCGATCACAATGTACAGAGAATAGCAACTTTGAAAGAATCCTGGGGAGGCCGCTCATACACTGTCTTTGGTTCAGTCATCTTCACTAAAAACGACAGGATCAATGTGAATTCTCTTAATGACGTTGAAAGTTTATCGGTAATGGCAGTTAACGAACATTCCTTTGGGGGTTGGTGGATGGCTGCGAGAGAATTTAATGATGCAGGATTGGATATAGATGCCATGGATGTCACTTATGGGGGTACAGAGGACAAAGTGGTAGAAGCAGTGCTTTCTGGGGGGGTTGATGTGGGGATCGTTAGTACCGGGATCCTTGAATCGATGAAAAAGGAAGGCAAGATTTCTTTTGTTGATATCAAGTGCTTGAACGTGGATCATTCTCCTGGTTTACATGAGGGAGATAATTTTGATTCTTCTTTCTTACAGAAGCACAGCACCCGTCTATATCCACAGTGGGCTTTTTCCCGCAGTTCTCATGTATCTGAGGATGTAGCCGAAAAAATGCTTGCGAACCTGCTTCAATTGCCTCGTTTTTCGGAAGCTACCATAAAAGGTGGATATGCAGGCTGGACTGTTCCTCTGGATTATGGCTCGGTCCATGACTCTATGAAAGAATTAAAATTAGGGCCATATGAAAACTATGGTGAAGTCGCTCTTTCCGATGTGATTTACCAGTATTGGTATGTCTTTCTTTTGATGGGTATCACAATAGTTACTCTTGGTGGGGCCAGTCAGGCTATTAACAGTAAGAACCATAATTTACAGGTGGAAATCTATCAGAGAGATCGTGCAGAAAAAGAAAAACAGGAACGTGATAAACAACTTGAATTGATCATATCTAATTTTCCCAATGGAATAGTTGTCCTGCATGACAGTGATTTGAGATATATTTCAATAGGGGGTAAAATGATTGATAGATTCAAGTTCGATAAAGATAATTTCGTAGGTAAGTTGCCTGAAGACGTATTGCCTGCAGATATGGTTGAAACTCTTCGTCCTCATTTATATGCTGCTCTGGATGGGGAAACTCGCAATTTTGAATTCACTATAGAAGGCTACCGGGTCGAAGAAACCCTTCTCCCCCTTGAAAAATCCAATGGGGATCTTGTAATTGTGGGTGTAATCTATAATATGACAGAGCGAAAAAATATCGAAGAAGCTCTCAACAATGCAAAAATGGCTGCAGAACAGGCTAATCGGTCCAAGAGTGAATTTCTGGCAAATATGAGTCATGAATTGAGAACTCCTTTAAATTCAGTGATTGGATTTTCCGATATCCTGCTGGAAGAAGTAAGGGGTGAACTCAATGATCCCCAGAAGAAATATGTTTCCAACATTGCCAAAAGTGGCAAACATCTCTTAAACTTGATCAATGACATTCTCGATCTTTCAAAAGTGGAAGCCGGTAAGATGGAGCTTGAATGTGAGGTTTTCTCTTTAAATGAGGCTTCCAGAGAAGTGGTGGAACTTGTTATGCCTCTTGGAAATAAGAAATCCCTTTCTCTTTCAGTTGAACATAATTATACTGAAGAGATATGTGCTGATAAGGGAAAATTCAAGCAGGTACTTTACAATCTCCTCAGCAATGCAATAAAATTTACACCCGAAGGGGGAAAGGTGCGTTTATTTTCCCATGTGGAAAACGATTTGTTGCATGTTTCGGTATCAGATACTGGTGTAGGAATCTCTGAAAAAGCTCAAGGTACTTTATTCGATGCCTTTACCCAGGAAGACACATCTTCTTCACGTAATTATGAAGGGACAGGTCTTGGTTTATCTCTTGTAAAAAGATTTGTGAATATGCATGGTGGTGATGTATGGGTGAAAAGCAAAAAGGGAGAAGGCAGTACTTTTACTTTTACGATTCCTTTAAACCAAGTTTCCTGTGAAGCTAATCATGAAGAAACCGGTGAATCAGACGAAGACCAATATGTTATTGATTCTAGTACAAATACCTCTGAAAACACCGATATTGATCCATTTCCGCTTTTGGAAAAACCTCTGAATTCGAGCAATAAGGAACCTATTGTAATGGTAGTTGAGGACGACTATTCATCACGGAATTTGCTTGTTTCAACTGTTGTCAATGCCGGTTACAGGGCATTGCCCCTCTCTCGTGGGTATCTTGTATCCCGCTATGTGGAGGTTGTAAAACCTTTCGCGATATTGCTTGATATCATGATGCCGGGGATGAATGGGTGGGACGTTTTGGGCAAACTGAAAAAAAGTTCTGATACTGCCGGTATTCCGGTAATTATAGTTTCTGTCCTTAATGCCAATGCAATTAAAAAAGAGTATGCCATATCCGCTTATATTTCCAAACCCATTGACAGGGAACGGTTATTGACGGTACTGGATGGTCTTGAAAGTTCCTCGAGCTCTCCTTCCTCAATACTTGTTGTGGACGATGATCCATCTGCAGTAGAAATGCTCAAATCTTCCCTTGACATTGAGGGGTATAATGTGATACGTGCCTATGGTGGCCAGGAGGCTATCGATAAAACATTTTCTTATTCTCCTGATCTAATTATCCTGGATTTGATGATGCCAATTACAAGTGGATTTGACGTTATGGCAGCTTTGAGGGAAAACAGTGATACTGCAGACCTCCCTATAATTATTCATACAGCCAAAGATCTTGAAAAGAAAGCTGTTTTTGAAGGCAATGTAGTTTCAATTCTCCAGAAAGGCGCCTTTACTCGCAATCATCTGATCGAAATAATAAACCACCTTGATTCAAAGAAAAGTCATGGCGAGTCTGCTAGCAATGATTAATTTGGCTTATGGGTTTGTATGAATCAATCCTGAATTTCTATATAATGAGTTGTATTAAAAAATTCAGGGTTTATAAGTTGTATGCCTATTACTATATATATATGGAAACATACTAGACAATAGCTTTTCAATTTAAGTTGTGATCAAATCAGTCAGGTATTTTCCGGGAAAGGGAAATATATCGATATTTATAAAATCATATTTGGAGGTATTAAAGAATGGCCACAATTCTGGTAGTTGAAGACAACCCAATGAACATGGAACTTACAGTGGACTTGCTT harbors:
- a CDS encoding response regulator is translated as MTCSIVVSASGDPLRIGVLANRGDEAAMERWGPTIDYLDAGFPEKDVVLVPMDFEQMTSEVANEQIDFLITNPLVYVELEVDHNVQRIATLKESWGGRSYTVFGSVIFTKNDRINVNSLNDVESLSVMAVNEHSFGGWWMAAREFNDAGLDIDAMDVTYGGTEDKVVEAVLSGGVDVGIVSTGILESMKKEGKISFVDIKCLNVDHSPGLHEGDNFDSSFLQKHSTRLYPQWAFSRSSHVSEDVAEKMLANLLQLPRFSEATIKGGYAGWTVPLDYGSVHDSMKELKLGPYENYGEVALSDVIYQYWYVFLLMGITIVTLGGASQAINSKNHNLQVEIYQRDRAEKEKQERDKQLELIISNFPNGIVVLHDSDLRYISIGGKMIDRFKFDKDNFVGKLPEDVLPADMVETLRPHLYAALDGETRNFEFTIEGYRVEETLLPLEKSNGDLVIVGVIYNMTERKNIEEALNNAKMAAEQANRSKSEFLANMSHELRTPLNSVIGFSDILLEEVRGELNDPQKKYVSNIAKSGKHLLNLINDILDLSKVEAGKMELECEVFSLNEASREVVELVMPLGNKKSLSLSVEHNYTEEICADKGKFKQVLYNLLSNAIKFTPEGGKVRLFSHVENDLLHVSVSDTGVGISEKAQGTLFDAFTQEDTSSSRNYEGTGLGLSLVKRFVNMHGGDVWVKSKKGEGSTFTFTIPLNQVSCEANHEETGESDEDQYVIDSSTNTSENTDIDPFPLLEKPLNSSNKEPIVMVVEDDYSSRNLLVSTVVNAGYRALPLSRGYLVSRYVEVVKPFAILLDIMMPGMNGWDVLGKLKKSSDTAGIPVIIVSVLNANAIKKEYAISAYISKPIDRERLLTVLDGLESSSSSPSSILVVDDDPSAVEMLKSSLDIEGYNVIRAYGGQEAIDKTFSYSPDLIILDLMMPITSGFDVMAALRENSDTADLPIIIHTAKDLEKKAVFEGNVVSILQKGAFTRNHLIEIINHLDSKKSHGESASND